The sequence taataaaaagatgtatGCAAAGAtattgcaagataaaaaaaaattcattcatcaattatttatatactgtggtCTACTGAAATGTCTTTCTGCTTTGTAAACCATGATGTCACCTGCATCATTTTCCCTAAAAATCTATAATTAAGTCCTagtctttgttaaaaaatatcaaggtgtatggtttttttttcagtgcataagTCCACTTCAGATAAGAGGAAAACTTAATGCAGTTTGATAGAAAATAAAGTCCAATAAACAAGACTGTATTGTGTGTCGCTGCATaagaaatgattattaaatggatgtcatATTTCCTGTGATGTCATTTTGCAATTTGTTCCATTTCCTCTGTGGAGATGTGGATTATGTAACCAGCTCGTCACTGGCACAACTGAAGTGCCTCCACCTCAGCCTGCTGTCTCCATGGTTTCCAGCCACTtagaaaaagaaacatgaatatgTAGACAGACGTGCCTCCTCCTGCCCTCCTTATGGATCCTCTATGCAAACTGTTGTTCAGTTGAGCACGGCTTACATAACGCACTCTGCTGAACATGGTTTGAAAACATAAGTCATTTTCATAAGTCAAATAAGTCAGACTGTTGATGATACAGTCCATAGATACGCCATTAATCTgatgaatgcttttattttgagtttttgtttatgttaggCTTGTATAAGATTATCATAATGTGATACAGTGGAAGATTAAAAACAATTGCAAGGATCATGAATGATAATACTTTATCATAGGATAGTGCAAGTTTTTCTGGGCACCAGAAACAAgctctcattttatttaaaaaatattgtaattttatttctaaatgtctCATCatagtttatatttgtttaattaagaaAGTTTTTCTGGGCACCAGAAAcagtctcattttttttttataaaatatactgtattgtcatagtttatattagtttatttactAATGGCACCAGAAacaaaatctcattttattttattttattttagagtttttttttaattttatgaatgattaatgaataattttaattctaaattttattaattttattttttataaaatatattgtaattttaattctaaattttattcatttaatttttttataaaatatattgtaattttatttctaaatgtctTGTCATAGTTTTTATTCGTTTACTAATGTCACCTTAAACCGTCTACTTGAACTTGACTGTGTGTGACAATAGTTTCTGAAGCTGATTTGGAAGTGATAATCATTAATTaaggtagtaataataataataataataaatgtttgaacaaaatgttcttaaagttATGTTAGTGGACATTACTTTATAACTTTATTCTtggaattttaataattgtataatgtataataccTTTAGTAGAATGCTAAACAAGTCTTTTCATAAAAAACTGGCAGCTATTTTCCCATACACAGTGTAAATGGGTGTGTATACAGTACATGAAACTGTACTCATATTTTACTGTTCTCTATATTTATtgcactgtttttatattttaagaacacGCCACTCACCCTGTTTAGGTTTATTTTGCAACAACGGTAAGCCAACTGTACAGTGTCCCTTATTTTGTATGGAACCAGTATGAAGTGCTTTGGTTTAAGTTGTGTGGAGATGTTGTGCACTTACGTCTCCATAGCAACTGTCACACACACTAAACATTGCTTGTTAGTATACAATGCCAATTCACTTGTACAACACAATGGGCTATGAAAGCTCCTCTGCTGCTTCTGACAGGACAGGTGATGCATTATTACTCGTATGGGGATCTACAGATATACATCTGTGGCATGACAACAGAATATAATCATCCTCAGACAGTCCTgagccacatatatatatatgcatatatatatatacatatataatcaaGACTTTTTAAGTGAACTCAGACTCAGACTCAGGTTTATTCAAGTGTTTCATTTGTCTAATTAAAATGAGCTATGTGAAATACTGTATAGTGTTTTATggtaatcaaatatttatttataaaaacacacttgcagttttatttattttttggaagcaactaagtgctattttttttttttgtacaaaatgttctaaatatatgtaaaatttatatgaaatttgcaatttaaaagaaattcagttgaatttgtttgacatttttctACTTACATTTATNNNNNNNNNNNNNNNNNNNNNNNNNNNNNNNNNNNNNNNNNNNNNNNNNNNNNNNNNNNNNNNNNNNNNNNNNNNNNNNNNNNNNNNNNNNNNNNNNNNNNNNNNNNNNNNNNNNNNNNNNNNNNNNNNNNNNNNNNNNNNNNNNNNNNNNNNNNNNNNNNNNNNNNNNNNNNNNNNNNNNNNNNNNNNNNNNNNNNNNNNNNNNNNNNNNNNNNNNNNNNNNNNNNNNNNNNNNNNNNNNNNNNNNNNNNNNNNNNNNNNNNNNNNNNNNNNNNNNNNNNNNNNNNNNNNNNNNNNNNNNNNNNNNNNNNNNNNNNNNNNNNNNNNNNNNNNNNNNNNNNNNNNNNNNNNNNNNNNNNNNNNNNNNNNNNNNNNNNNNNNNNNNNNNNNNNNNNNNNNNNNNNNNNNNNNNNNNNNNNNNNNNNNNNNNNNNNNNNNNNNNNNNNNNNNNNNNNNNNNNNNNNNNNNNNNNNNNNNNNNNNNNNNNNNNNNNNNNNNNNNNNNNNNNNNNNNNNNNNNNNNNNNNNNNNNNNNNNNNNNNNNNNNNNNNNNNNNNNNNNNNNNNNNNNNNNNNNNNNNNNNNNNNNNNNNNNNNNNNNNNNNNNNNNNNNNNNNNNNNNNNNNNNNNNNNNNNNNNNNNNNNNNNNNNNNNNNNNNNNNNNNNNNNNNNNNNNNNNNNNNNNNNNNNNNNNNNNNNNNNNNNNNNNNNNNNNNNNNNNNNNNNNNNNNNNNNNNNNNNNNNNNNNNNNNNNNNNNNNNNNNNNNNNNNNNNNNNNNNNNNNNNNNNNNNNNNNNNNNNNNNNNNNNNNNNNNNNNNNNNNNNNNNNNNNNNNNNNNNNNNNNNNNNNNNNNNNNNNNNNNNNNNNNNNNNNNNNNNNNNNNNNNNNNNNNNNNNNNNNNNNNNNNNNNNNNNNNNNNNNNNNNNNNNNNNNNNNNNNNNNNNNNNNNNNNNNNNNNNNNNNNNNNNNNNNNNNNNNNNNNNNNNNNNNNNNNNNNNNNNTGGATCTGTTTACACCCTTTATGACAACAGAGTGCAGtcagtttaataattaattatattacattattattatgttgaagtTGTTCCCCCCTCCAGAATTTCAGTTAGTAGAAtcttgttttaaaggaatagttcacccaaaaatgaaatttctgtcattatttactcaccatgttgttccaagcctgtatgagtttatttgtTCTGTTAAAGATATTTGCTGGAAACTTTTCAGttgggaaaaatactatggaagtcaatatctaccatcaactgtttggttaccaactttcttcacaatatcttcttttttttttcaacagaaaaaaaaagaaaagaaaaaaaaacagctttagaacaacaaattattaaaatttttggttgaactgtcactttaatctTAGAGGATTCTTTTGGACTGGTTCCAAATTATGATTAAATTCCCTAACAATTACTTAAAATTAGGTAAATTAGGTTATTAGAGACATTTGACACTGGGGTTTTACGTATAGTCTATAAATAACAAAAGTCTTACAAATTGCTATCTTTGCTatcagtgatttttaaaaaacgtTAACACTTTAGGGTATTTTAGCTAACCATTATGTATTATGGAGCAGGATCATTTAGGGTATATAGAAGTCattctagttatttatttatttacttatttttaggtCTGATATCGTTTGTAGATTTGATAGTAGCTCAGTTATACTAATTTCCCCTCATggaatgttatttataataaatcagaataacccgaacctctttttaaaaaatagaacaaatccGATCCAAACGAGTCTGCCGTGAGCAGGAACTGACGTCAAATGTTTGCGACAGATGTTggtagcagtttttttttacattaagccacataaccatagacagtaaaagaaatggacacagcgaccccattggaactcaattgagacatgtgaagcccgtttttagcgatttttagaacttccgtttctgacgcgcagactcaaactaagcttgatgacgtcagcaacctgtctgacagatgtaaaccttctagtagctgtgcgtgcaaactgccatcgttaatcttgcagagacggagagtttgagcggggagttctttggcgtgagtgagcaggagtaagtattctgattaattattttgtatagtattttaaaatgtaacgccagtacgccatatctcttgacgtctccccgattgcctgcgagcttctcctcctgtctgtacggtaatttctctactgtgcgacagagagtcgagtggttatgacgcaatcgttagcctatttttacaaaaaatgtttctacggggccataatgtaacatagaaggtaatggagccctttatacattgtcgtgtatctttagaaataaataatggacaaatggagtctttaaacgcctcagatgtaaagttattcgctgtcaaagtgacgcaaaaatgaatgggagtcaatgggatgctaacgcaagtgaagttctgctacaagatggcggcacgcagccgacttcaacttccggtcgacttccttgccccctgcaCATAACCAGGGATTTCAATCTGGCAGCTTGTTTCTTTTTGCTCGGTTGATGTCATAAAAATGTAGACATTGCGCATAGATATCAAAATGTCACCAGAGCTGGAAAAGTGCCCGAGAAGCCTGTTGGTGTGCGAGAAATCAAACTTCTTGAATGAGAAGTCTCGGCATGACATCCACGTGTCGAAGCACAACTTTAATTACAAAGTGAGTTTAATCAAACATTTGCTCAACATATAAAATGTTCAAGTGTGTTTAGATTGTATTAGGATGCCTCTGTCTCTTCAGATCTCCGTGCTGATACCTGACTGTGAGGCTCTGCCTGCGAATATCAGCAGTGCCTTCCACAGCTTCAGCTCTTATTATCTAGTGCGGGAGCTGCCGGTTTATCAACTACTGGAAGAAACTTTCCTCGAGTCACATGTAAAGAAGGGTAGGAGGAGAAATATGCTATTGTACATCTATAtcgtattttctatttttttgttattgaatcAGATATTTAGATTTTCTCTTTTTACACAGGAAACTTCTATGCGCTTTCTTACAACACCAAAATTGATGAAGAGAATACCATTGCACTTCTTTCCAGCGGTAAGCAAAATACTTCCATGGATAAACATCATTGTCTGGATGGCCGGTTGCATAAAtagcttagactagtcttaaacgTTCGTCATTTCATTATTACTGCAGGatgtcataattaaaaataaaaaataaaaatacataatgtagatTAGTCTAATTTCAGTCTGAAAATTAAGGCTCATTACCATTTGGTTAACTGCTGGCTAATCAAACTAGTTCTTAAAGGGTTACtacaccgcaaaatgaaaatttggtcattaatcacttacccccatgttgttccaaacccgtaaaagatttgttcgttttcggaacacaatttaagatattttggatgaaaactggaaggcttgagactgtcccatagacaaataacagtgtcaaggtccaggaaagtatgaaaagcatcgtcagaatagtccatctgccaacagtgattcaaccataacattatgaagcaacgagaatactttttgtacacgaagaaaacaaaaataacaactttattcaacaattcctctctgtgtctctccaaatcagcgtagcaccattttggcaattctgagcagtacgcaggcggtgtatactcttctgtatcagccgcgccacaaggatacgttttttacgtgtatttacatcggtgcagcgcggctgacaaaGAAGAGCGTATGCCATCTGTgcacagctcagaattgccaaaatggcactacgctgattgtgttccgaagacgaacaaagtttttacgggtttggaacgacatgggggtaagtgaataatgacaaaattttcattttgggatggagtatccctttaagacacagTTATAACCTATAGTGACTGTTTACCCAACTGGTCcttagtgtattttaaaaatcCCATGGTTCTGAAACTTTTTTTCTGCTATAATTGACAGAATTGCTTGTTTTCAAACACTACTATTTTTGATATATTGAATTAATGTGGttggttaatttattattttaaattaaccatGATATTTTGTCTGGATATTTTGTCCAGAAACAAATTTCTGTACAgtttaccttgattttttttattacttaaaaatatttatattaacatacttactagttgatttaatttaaaatgccaAGATCTGCTAAGAGTTAATTGTGACAAGCACATTAGCATATAGACATGGACTAATAgacatgaaatattcattttaaacatgtttatttttttttaggtcagtTAATTTTGTCTCTAGATAAAGACACATATGAACAACTTGGCTTGGAGGGACGTCCATCTCTGTACAATCACAAAAAAGCCATGCGATTTGGTAAATCTCTTTATTCTCAGTAGCTTTTTATGCATGAAATGAAGGTGTTTTATgtgaacaaacataaaaatttgtGAACATAAATactagtattataataataacgaaatgtctttgttttgcaGTCGTGACTCTGGATCTCACTGACAAAAGCTTGACCCCAGGAACCAAACGATACCAGCGGGTTCTCTCAAGTCTGAAGGACCGGCTACCACTCAGATATGACTTTCTTTTAACTAAACACAACACAGGTTTGTTTTGAGTAAACCATCACCCCCATCCCTGACcttaacaaacacatttttaaattgccTTAGTCTTTTGTATTTCTGAATTTTCCAGGTTCAGATGAAGATCAGACTCTTATCAAGCTGTTGTCCCAGTACTCATACGAGGAGCACAAGCCTGCTTTTAGCCATCACACCCTGAAAAATATACCATGTCCCACACTTTACCCATCAGATATACAAGGAAAGACACTGTCATGTGACCCACATCACTTCTTGGAGTGGCTTGGAGCGGTTAACCTGGACATCAGCTGGTGAGTGAGCTGAGGTTATAAAGTGTTAAATTCACAAAAGCCAGTTACTGTATCATGCAGTGCTCTTGAATGATTGTCATCTGCTAAACAGGTGAATTGGCTCTGTGTATTGTACAATTAGTACTTGAAGACTTTGGCTCAAAGAGACCATATGAATTGTCTATGACTGTAAAGGTGTTCTGGGTATGTTTGACTGTATTTCTCAATTTAACTCTATGTTTTCAGTGAAAATGCTGCTGACAGTTTCCTGTCGACATATGTGTGTCCAGAGCCCCAGAGCTCTGTCAGCCAGGCCTTGCTGTGCACTGTTACTGGCTTTATCTCACCTGAGAATGTGTTTGTGCTGCTGCAAGAACTCAGGTGAGAGAACAGCATTACTGTCACCTACTgtatatgcagagacaactagaAGTACGCCATTTGTTGGATAATTTCCCCATAGACACGGTGGCATGATTACTTAAACTGTCTCGACTGTGCACTGGCAGTGTACTTCAAATactttaaaactacatttaaaatacatttatattagttAAATAAAAGGCATCTTAAGTTTACttattaataagtaaaaaaatgcacattaaaaatgcactttatcaTACTCCTTTTAATGTGTTGACGAACATACCAAAACAATTGTAAAGTAATTGATTCTATTtctaagattatatttaaaatcaatatattttaaatgcattaaattgcaactttatcattACTAATGTGTAACTAAATTACAGGATGAACTTGAAAAACGTTCTCTTTTTATCACaagtacatttaaataatcttttatagAAATGCACAATCTTgtctttttgaattgaattttattgtATTCATGATGTTGTTGAATGTTTAATTTGTGCCTGCCATGTAATAGCCGATGAAGCTGATATggcaatacatttacatttgacaTGTTTCAATAGATGtcattacagtatattttagttttttaaattcttGTCAGTGCATTCAGTACACTATAACCATATTTCTTAAGACAACCGAAGTAATAATGAGATTACAAAGATGtacatttctgtcatgacaactctcggagtgattggcatggtaatgtacatgataatgttaatgtatttggtcttggcggaatagagcTGCTGCCGCTGCGGCTGAGCAACTACAGAGACTTGGTGCTGctaatacatccacaacatgctgctgtgagcatgaaagaaatactgctgctgcacaaataacaTATATGGAATAACCCCCATAGCATACATGAtcaccctgtagcagatctatacaggtggagctggggaaggtggagggtttctgaagtgcgctGCAAATTGCTACCACAAGCattagccaagtatttgaatgttgagtaACAAGCTCATTGGCTAcagatacaggagagaaccaatcagctgtgacatGTGATGTCCTCATGGTCATACAGAGTTCAGTCATACAGACTGCGCCATCTAatgtttcatgccagaactttcTATATAAAGTCCTCCTTGAGTGGGTAAAAAAAACCCTACAAAgttcatttaatgttaaattatacatttacatttaattgcaACTAAGTGTCTGCAAACTGTGTATAAGTATAATATGTAAGTATATTAAGTAATCTTTCTATAAGGCATACTCTTTATTTTTTAGAAGTATGGGATAGTGTACTTTTGGAACTTACAAGCTGTTTATTTCTCTGCCCTGAATCCTTCAGGCAGTATATCGATGAACCGAAGTTTACACCC is a genomic window of Cyprinus carpio isolate SPL01 chromosome B2, ASM1834038v1, whole genome shotgun sequence containing:
- the rpp40 gene encoding ribonuclease P protein subunit p40 → MSPELEKCPRSLLVCEKSNFLNEKSRHDIHVSKHNFNYKISVLIPDCEALPANISSAFHSFSSYYLVRELPVYQLLEETFLESHVKKGNFYALSYNTKIDEENTIALLSSGQLILSLDKDTYEQLGLEGRPSLYNHKKAMRFVVTLDLTDKSLTPGTKRYQRVLSSLKDRLPLRYDFLLTKHNTGSDEDQTLIKLLSQYSYEEHKPAFSHHTLKNIPCPTLYPSDIQGKTLSCDPHHFLEWLGAVNLDISCENAADSFLSTYVCPEPQSSVSQALLCTVTGFISPENVFVLLQELRQYIDEPKFTPWISLTVHGFMDSPVSWGATEHGFLKGGENLYNFVCFKNQDYWLHMATGAQDGCPP